A section of the Poecilia reticulata strain Guanapo unplaced genomic scaffold, Guppy_female_1.0+MT scaffold_2271, whole genome shotgun sequence genome encodes:
- the LOC103461558 gene encoding serine/threonine-protein kinase 10-like, whose protein sequence is MKDAPYDYKADIWSLGITLIELAQIEPPHHELNPMRVLLKVAKSEPPTLDQPSKWSRDFNDFLRKSLDKNPECRPSAAQLLEVRSNKVCKVTICARLHLPVST, encoded by the exons ATGAAGGACGCTCCTTACGACTACAAGGCCGACATCTGGTCTCTTGGAATCACGTTGATCGAGCTCGCACAAATCGAACCCCCTCACCATGAGCTCAACCCAATGAGGGTCCTGCTGAAGGTCGCCAAGTCAGAACCCCCAACCCTGGACCAGCCTAGTAAATG GTCGAGRGATTTTAATGACTTCTTGAGGAAATCTTTGGATAAGAACCCAGAGTGTCGCCCCAGTGCAGCACAGCTGTTGGAGGTAAGGAGCAATAAAGTGTGCAAAGTTACAATCTGTGCAAGGTTACACTTACCGGTAAGCACATGA